One window of the Nicotiana tabacum cultivar K326 chromosome 4, ASM71507v2, whole genome shotgun sequence genome contains the following:
- the LOC107783326 gene encoding putative trehalose-phosphate phosphatase 2, with product MRENLKRWLYQAMGFQNELAKTPRIEPISKATKPNKTEPNAGEPKDSKSDLSLCADVKYMSWLKEHPSALSSFQEMISAAKGKRIVVFLDYDGTLSPIVNDPDSAFMSDLMRSAVREVARLYPTAIISGRSRQKVYGFVKLDEVFYAGSHGMDIMGPAIQASSYDGKYQSKALDKKGNELTVFQPAQDFLPSIEKMLNELEETTSEINGALVEDNRFCISVHYRHVLQEDFGLLEKKVQAVVAKYPCFHLTRGKKVIEIRPSIKWNKGDALVYLLETLGFANSSDVLPIYIGDDRTDEDAFKVLKCRGQGYPIIVSSNPRDTLASYSLRDPSEVLSFLIRLARRGDLSSV from the exons ATGAGAGAAAATTTGAAAAGGTGGCTATACCAGGCGATGGGCTTCCAGAATGAGCTGGCTAAAACTCCAAGAATTGAGCCCATTTCAAAAGCTACTAAGCCTAACAAGACGGAGCCCAATGCAGGAGAACCGAAAGATTCAAAGTCTGATTTGTCCCTTTGTGCTGATGTCAAATACATGTCCTGGTTG AAAGAGCACCCTTCAGCATTGAGCTCCTTCCAAGAAATGATAAGTGCAGCAAAGGGGAAACGTATCGTCGTGTTTTTAGATTATGATGGTACTCTATCTCCAATTGTGAATGATCCTGACAGTGCCTTCATGTCTGATCTG ATGCGTTCAGCTGTACGTGAAGTTGCAAGGCTTTATCCGACGGCTATAATAAGTGGAAGAAGTCGACAGAAG GTTTATGGATTTGTGAAGTTAGATGAGGTATTCTATGCGGGCAGCCACGGAATGGACATAATGGGACCTGCAATTCAGGCCAGTTCCTATGATGGAAAGTATCAAAGCAAGGCCCTTGATAAAAAG GGGAATGAACTCACTGTCTTCCAGCCTGCTCAGGACTTTCTGCCTTCAATTGAAAAG ATGTTGAACGAATTGGAGGAAACAACTTCGGAGATAAATGGAGCTCTGGTTGAGGACAACAGGTTCTGCATCTCGGTACATTACCGGCATGTCTTACAAGAG GATTTCGGGTTGCTGGAAAAGAAAGTACAAGCAGTAGTTGCGAAGTACCCCTGTTTTCATCTTACAAGGGGTAAGAAAGTCATAGAAATACGGCCATCAATTAAGTGGAATAAAGGGGATGCTCTGGTTTACTTGCTTGAAACTCTAGGATTTGCAAATTCAAGTGATGTTCTCCCAATTTACATAGGGGATGACAGAACTGACGAAGATGCTTTTAAG GTACTAAAGTGTAGAGGACAAGGGTATCCTATTATAGTGTCTAGTAATCCAAGGGACACATTGGCATCTTACTCGCTGCGAGATCCATCAGAAGTTTTATCTTTTCTGATTCGGCTGGCGAGAAGGGGGGATCTTTCCTCAGTGTAG